Proteins encoded within one genomic window of Dyadobacter chenhuakuii:
- a CDS encoding PP2C family protein-serine/threonine phosphatase: MAIRILSVDDEQDMEMLILQLFRKQIRDKKYEFVFANNGIEALERLEESDDIALILSDINMPGMDGLTFLSKVNEKQNPLLKSIMVSAYGDMDNIRTAMNRGAFDFVTKPVNFEDLEITISKTVEHIEMLASLEKGREQLIAIQNDLSVAKEIQMSMLPKTVPANIGKAGVDLHAFIHPAKVVGGDLYDYFMMDSERLFFMIGDVSDKGVPAALFMAISKAIFKSQFSNRNGDSITEKVKIVNEFLSEDNSSYMFVTAFVCILNVKTGVVEYVDAGHEPPVIIRANGETELVKKEGGMALCFDPTFEFESHTLTLNPGDKFVLYTDGVTDANNLAGARYGLHYLQDFFTTGEGSTKETAKEMNESTLESLIDFIGAATQFDDITMLSLRYMGN, translated from the coding sequence ATGGCTATCAGAATATTAAGTGTAGATGACGAGCAGGATATGGAGATGCTGATTCTTCAATTGTTCCGAAAGCAGATCCGGGATAAGAAATACGAATTTGTGTTTGCTAACAACGGCATTGAAGCATTGGAGCGGCTGGAAGAATCTGATGACATTGCACTTATACTATCCGACATTAACATGCCCGGCATGGACGGTCTTACGTTTCTGTCGAAGGTAAATGAGAAGCAAAATCCGTTGCTGAAATCGATCATGGTTTCTGCTTACGGCGATATGGACAACATCCGGACGGCTATGAACCGCGGCGCTTTCGACTTTGTGACCAAGCCAGTGAATTTTGAAGATCTGGAAATTACCATTTCCAAAACCGTGGAGCACATTGAAATGCTGGCCAGCCTGGAAAAAGGCCGCGAGCAGTTGATCGCTATCCAGAACGATCTGAGCGTTGCTAAGGAAATTCAAATGTCCATGTTGCCGAAAACGGTCCCGGCCAACATTGGCAAAGCGGGGGTGGATCTGCATGCATTTATTCATCCTGCAAAAGTGGTCGGCGGAGATTTGTACGACTACTTTATGATGGATTCCGAGCGTCTGTTTTTCATGATCGGTGATGTCTCGGATAAGGGCGTGCCGGCAGCATTGTTTATGGCGATCAGCAAGGCGATTTTTAAGAGCCAGTTTTCCAACCGCAATGGTGATTCGATCACGGAGAAAGTAAAGATTGTGAATGAGTTTCTGAGTGAGGACAATTCTTCATATATGTTCGTTACGGCCTTTGTTTGTATATTAAATGTCAAGACAGGCGTTGTTGAATATGTAGATGCCGGCCACGAACCGCCCGTAATCATTCGCGCCAATGGTGAAACCGAGCTGGTCAAAAAGGAGGGAGGCATGGCCTTGTGCTTCGACCCGACATTCGAATTCGAATCCCATACTTTAACATTGAACCCGGGAGACAAATTCGTCCTCTACACCGACGGCGTCACCGATGCCAATAACCTGGCAGGCGCACGGTATGGCCTGCATTATCTGCAAGATTTCTTCACAACAGGCGAAGGCTCTACCAAGGAAACCGCCAAAGAAATGAACGAATCAACATTAGAAAGCCTGATAGATTTCATCGGAGCCGCAACGCAATTCGATGACATTACCATGCTTTCGCTGCGGTATATGGGGAATTGA
- a CDS encoding glycosyltransferase, whose amino-acid sequence MKPDTLLFEIAWEVCNQIGGIYTYVKSKAPAMTDIYGDNYFLVGPYFHEKAKLDFRPIRELDNSPLSRAILYIRSLGYDIHLGYWLLEEARPRVILINPIIPNKALNEVKTALWQHQEISALESNVLLDQVLGFGEVSRLFFTKLIEETDINQDIIAHFHEWMSAAALAELARQQVRIATVFTTHATSLGRYLASNEDQYFCKIPTYNWQQKAREYGIEAQAQLERNAAKYANVLVTNSESTAAECEVFLGRKPDSIVHSGIHRKPGVGYEVFEWHLQNRQKIDAFVKALFSPSYQLRSDKTLYFFTSGRYEFYNKGFDVTLQAIARLNEELVRRKSETNVVLFIISKQPFHNIKPDVLEARQRFQELQRICKMISAKLGPRIYANVTGAEGRKLPDLNQLIDDDLQMTWRQALANFKRKSLPPTTTHHLTGQDDILAFCQQAGLTNNEGDNVKVIYHPDFIERVTSLFSMEYLEFVRGCHLGVFPSLYEPWGYAPMETVLHGTPVVTSDVSGFGHFARQAAEMEGNNEVKVVKRREQSSEQAVIQLTEIFLEFIEDFESHQYIPRATLPKSVLDSLCWSELQKRYEENYKLALLRYQPVAGLY is encoded by the coding sequence TTGAAACCGGATACACTTCTGTTTGAAATTGCCTGGGAAGTCTGTAACCAGATCGGTGGGATATACACGTACGTGAAGTCCAAAGCACCGGCGATGACGGACATTTACGGGGATAACTATTTCCTCGTCGGCCCCTATTTTCACGAAAAAGCAAAACTCGATTTCCGCCCGATCCGCGAGCTGGATAACTCCCCGCTTTCCCGGGCAATCCTATACATCAGAAGCCTCGGATACGACATACATTTGGGTTACTGGCTGTTGGAAGAAGCCCGCCCGAGAGTTATCCTGATCAACCCCATTATTCCTAACAAAGCGCTGAATGAAGTGAAAACTGCATTGTGGCAGCATCAGGAAATCTCCGCTTTGGAAAGCAATGTATTGCTGGATCAAGTCCTTGGTTTTGGGGAGGTTAGCAGGCTTTTCTTCACGAAACTCATTGAAGAAACGGATATTAACCAGGACATTATCGCTCATTTTCACGAGTGGATGTCGGCTGCCGCGCTGGCCGAATTAGCGCGTCAGCAAGTACGGATTGCAACGGTTTTTACCACACATGCCACATCGCTGGGCCGCTATCTTGCATCCAATGAAGATCAGTACTTTTGCAAAATCCCTACCTACAACTGGCAGCAAAAAGCGCGGGAATATGGCATAGAAGCACAGGCACAATTGGAGAGAAACGCCGCAAAGTATGCCAATGTGCTTGTTACAAACAGCGAATCTACGGCTGCGGAATGCGAGGTGTTTTTGGGGCGCAAGCCGGATAGTATAGTGCATAGCGGTATCCATCGTAAACCAGGTGTTGGTTACGAAGTTTTTGAGTGGCACCTGCAAAACCGGCAAAAGATCGATGCATTTGTCAAGGCGCTGTTTTCGCCCAGTTACCAACTCAGAAGTGACAAGACGCTCTATTTTTTTACATCCGGCCGTTATGAATTTTATAACAAAGGTTTCGACGTCACCTTGCAGGCCATTGCGCGGCTGAATGAGGAACTCGTGCGCAGGAAATCGGAAACGAATGTTGTTCTTTTTATTATTTCAAAACAGCCTTTTCATAACATTAAGCCGGATGTTCTGGAAGCACGCCAGCGTTTTCAGGAGTTGCAGCGGATCTGTAAAATGATCAGCGCCAAGCTCGGGCCCAGGATCTATGCCAATGTTACAGGCGCGGAAGGCCGCAAACTTCCTGATCTCAATCAGCTCATCGATGACGATCTGCAAATGACCTGGCGACAGGCATTGGCCAACTTCAAAAGAAAAAGCCTGCCGCCCACGACCACCCACCATCTAACCGGCCAGGACGACATTTTAGCATTTTGTCAGCAAGCAGGCTTAACCAATAACGAAGGAGATAATGTAAAAGTGATTTACCATCCCGATTTCATTGAAAGGGTGACATCGCTTTTTTCCATGGAGTATCTGGAATTTGTAAGAGGCTGTCATTTAGGCGTTTTTCCATCACTATATGAGCCGTGGGGATACGCGCCCATGGAAACTGTCCTGCACGGAACGCCGGTTGTGACCAGCGACGTTTCCGGTTTTGGACATTTCGCGAGACAAGCTGCGGAAATGGAAGGAAACAATGAAGTCAAAGTTGTAAAACGACGCGAACAATCCAGCGAGCAAGCAGTCATTCAGCTTACCGAAATCTTCCTCGAATTCATAGAAGATTTTGAAAGTCACCAATACATCCCCCGCGCCACCCTCCCCAAATCGGTTCTGGACTCCCTATGCTGGTCCGAGCTCCAAAAAAGATACGAAGAAAATTACAAGCTGGCACTGTTACGATACCAGCCTGTTGCGGGATTGTATTGA
- a CDS encoding DUF5009 domain-containing protein — protein MKPLLPASLRLDSIDIFRAVTMLIMIFVNDFWTLKGVPEWMQHSKGPEDAMGLSDVVFPVFLFIVGLSIPFAIANRKSKGDSNGTILYHIAERTFALLLMGIFIVNYENAVSSGMIVSKYVWEILMVVAFFLIWNVYPDRPEKKPLYTGLKVLGYLLLVGLAVIYKGGDAANPSWMGTHWYGILGLIGWAYLVCAVIYFLAGDNLTLNVAGWLFLILFNLADFEGMLSFLDPVRDYVWIVGSGAMPAFTMAGVVASVIYRLYSKKNGVNATYLAILVVLGIVCLLYGFGTRPFWGISKIRATPAWVGICSGIAFIVFAMLFWLVDLQKVKTWATIIKPAGTATLTCYLVPYIWYAVLTLVGFSLPEFLRTGIIGLIKSFCFALLVIIVTGIINRGGIRLKI, from the coding sequence ATGAAACCTTTACTGCCCGCCTCACTGCGCCTGGACTCCATCGATATTTTCCGCGCGGTCACGATGCTGATCATGATTTTTGTGAATGATTTCTGGACCTTGAAAGGGGTTCCTGAATGGATGCAACATAGCAAAGGTCCAGAGGACGCTATGGGACTTTCAGACGTTGTCTTTCCCGTTTTCTTGTTTATTGTAGGCCTATCCATTCCGTTCGCCATTGCCAACAGAAAATCAAAAGGGGACAGCAACGGGACAATTCTTTACCACATTGCCGAGCGCACTTTTGCATTACTTTTAATGGGTATTTTCATTGTGAATTATGAAAATGCAGTGAGCTCGGGCATGATCGTTAGTAAGTATGTCTGGGAAATTCTCATGGTGGTCGCATTTTTCCTGATCTGGAATGTGTATCCTGACCGGCCTGAGAAAAAGCCCTTATATACAGGGCTGAAAGTGCTGGGCTATCTTTTGCTGGTGGGTTTGGCAGTTATTTACAAAGGTGGTGACGCGGCGAATCCTTCATGGATGGGAACACATTGGTACGGCATCCTCGGACTGATCGGTTGGGCTTATCTGGTCTGCGCGGTTATATACTTTCTGGCTGGCGACAACCTCACATTGAATGTGGCCGGCTGGCTTTTTCTCATTTTATTTAATCTGGCAGATTTCGAGGGGATGCTCTCTTTTTTGGATCCGGTGAGAGATTACGTCTGGATTGTAGGGAGCGGTGCAATGCCTGCATTTACGATGGCGGGCGTCGTGGCATCGGTCATTTATCGGCTTTATAGCAAGAAAAATGGTGTTAACGCGACATACCTGGCCATCCTGGTTGTGCTTGGCATCGTTTGCCTGCTTTATGGCTTCGGAACGCGCCCGTTTTGGGGAATTTCGAAGATCAGGGCTACGCCGGCCTGGGTTGGGATTTGCAGCGGGATCGCCTTCATCGTTTTCGCGATGCTGTTCTGGCTGGTGGATTTGCAAAAAGTCAAAACCTGGGCAACCATTATAAAACCCGCCGGAACCGCGACATTAACCTGTTACCTGGTGCCTTACATTTGGTACGCGGTGCTAACGCTGGTCGGGTTCAGCTTACCCGAGTTTCTGAGGACCGGAATCATCGGGCTGATAAAATCATTCTGCTTTGCATTGCTGGTCATCATTGTAACCGGGATCATTAATCGCGGCGGGATCAGGCTGAAGATCTGA
- a CDS encoding T9SS type A sorting domain-containing protein, producing MKRTFTLILVLFCFKAIAQCPSTGIVSLEDQADVDNYFANGGCSVVQHLIIGDGSPNILNLNGLNGITTVTGFMFVGWGPLVDFTGMETLTSVDTLAIEWSPSLKNFKGLENVLTINHLSINELSSLESFDGLGQATVTGSIYIAGCHSLTSIDDLNIPASLPDGLIIGDCPLLDDFSSFANLQSTSRLIISRLDKMQDCQWLNSLEVATQLNIEANANLTSLKGLENLHTVEQIQITYNPLLTSIDGMGNIKSQLSRFVVLFNPELSDCAIDAVCWMLLDSAPEEIFLYQNKGICSNTDLLKSACKESLPVTLLSFDAVLENKVVNLNWTTSEEENSEKFEVQHSTNGKQWSVVGEVKSSGIGGLGAVYQFIHLTPSDRNNYYRLKMIDFDQTYALSTISHVYFNGNIETVYPNPTSGSINIVSTDPSEIAAFELINSKGNIVMKRRGNLADRINLEKFSSGSYTLRIIKNNSTSSNHKIVVTK from the coding sequence ATGAAAAGAACATTTACCCTTATTCTGGTACTATTTTGCTTTAAGGCCATTGCGCAATGTCCGTCCACAGGAATAGTAAGCTTGGAGGATCAAGCCGACGTTGATAATTACTTTGCAAATGGCGGATGCAGCGTTGTCCAGCACTTAATAATTGGGGACGGATCTCCCAATATCCTGAATCTCAATGGTCTAAATGGAATTACAACGGTAACTGGATTTATGTTTGTCGGTTGGGGTCCACTTGTAGACTTTACCGGAATGGAGACATTAACCAGCGTCGATACACTGGCTATCGAGTGGAGCCCTTCACTCAAAAATTTCAAGGGACTGGAGAATGTTTTGACAATCAATCACTTGTCAATAAACGAATTGAGCAGTCTTGAAAGTTTCGACGGCCTGGGACAAGCAACTGTTACAGGCAGCATCTATATTGCTGGTTGTCATTCATTGACGAGTATAGATGATCTCAACATACCCGCATCGTTACCTGACGGTCTAATAATAGGCGATTGTCCATTACTTGATGATTTCAGCAGTTTTGCAAACTTGCAAAGCACATCAAGGCTCATAATAAGTAGGCTGGACAAGATGCAAGACTGTCAATGGTTGAATTCTCTTGAAGTAGCTACACAATTGAATATCGAGGCTAATGCCAACTTAACCAGCTTAAAAGGGCTTGAAAACCTGCACACTGTCGAACAAATTCAAATAACTTATAATCCCTTACTTACCTCTATCGATGGTATGGGAAACATTAAATCCCAACTTTCCCGATTTGTTGTTCTTTTCAATCCAGAACTATCAGATTGTGCAATAGATGCTGTTTGTTGGATGCTTTTGGACTCCGCGCCAGAAGAGATATTCTTATATCAAAATAAAGGAATTTGCTCGAATACCGATCTGCTCAAATCGGCGTGTAAAGAAAGTTTGCCGGTTACATTACTTTCATTTGATGCTGTTCTGGAAAATAAGGTCGTAAATTTAAACTGGACAACTTCCGAAGAAGAGAATAGTGAGAAATTTGAAGTGCAACATAGTACAAACGGAAAGCAATGGTCGGTTGTCGGGGAGGTAAAGTCCTCCGGAATCGGTGGTTTGGGAGCTGTCTATCAATTTATACATCTAACACCCAGCGATCGCAATAATTACTATCGATTGAAAATGATAGACTTCGATCAAACCTATGCATTAAGCACAATATCGCATGTGTATTTTAATGGCAACATTGAAACCGTATATCCCAATCCAACTTCTGGAAGCATCAATATCGTTTCAACTGACCCAAGCGAAATTGCGGCATTTGAATTAATCAATAGCAAAGGAAATATCGTGATGAAGCGCCGGGGAAACTTAGCTGATCGTATAAACCTGGAAAAATTCTCTTCCGGTTCTTACACATTAAGAATAATCAAGAATAACTCGACTTCTTCAAATCACAAGATAGTTGTCACAAAGTAA
- the pgi gene encoding glucose-6-phosphate isomerase, translated as MLKTVPFDQLAAYKKLKTHHKTISQKHLKSFFEEDADRHKKFSIRFGDILLDYSKNRITTRTRSYLVQLAEEAGLADAIEQMFTGEKINATEGRSVLHVALRNRSNEPILSDGKDVMPDVNAVLAKMKEFSGKVRSGSWKGYSGKEISDIVNIGIGGSDLGPVMVTEALKAYGKPGLNVHFVSNVDGTHIAETIKALNPETTLFMIASKTFTTQETMTNAHSARSWFLETAGNKEHVKKHFVAISTNQAEVEKFGIDPENMFGFWDWVGGRYSLWSAIGLSIACFVGFQNFEQLLAGAHDMDKHFRTTKFERNIPVILALLGVWYNDFFDAQTQAILPYDQYLHRFAAYFQQGDMESNGKSTGRDGKPVGYQTGPVIWGEPGTNGQHAFYQLIHQGTKLIPCDFIAPATSHNPLGEHHKMLLSNFFAQTEALMNGKTEEEVKAELVAAKKSKEEIEFLTPFKVFSGNRPTNSILVKKITPKTLGSLIAMYEHKIFVQGIIWNIFSFDQWGVELGKQLANKIYPELQNDWPVSNHDSSTNGLINQYKRWR; from the coding sequence ATGCTCAAAACCGTGCCCTTTGACCAGCTGGCAGCTTATAAAAAGCTGAAAACACATCATAAAACCATATCTCAGAAACATTTAAAGTCGTTTTTCGAGGAAGATGCGGACCGTCACAAGAAATTTTCAATCCGGTTTGGTGACATTCTTTTAGACTATTCAAAAAACCGCATTACCACCCGGACACGCTCTTATCTTGTTCAGCTTGCGGAAGAAGCAGGGCTGGCAGATGCAATTGAGCAGATGTTTACGGGCGAGAAGATCAATGCGACGGAAGGTCGCTCGGTGCTGCATGTTGCTTTGCGCAACCGTTCCAACGAACCTATTTTGTCTGACGGAAAAGATGTAATGCCGGACGTGAATGCAGTTTTGGCTAAAATGAAGGAGTTTTCCGGAAAGGTAAGGTCGGGGAGCTGGAAGGGTTATTCCGGGAAAGAGATTTCCGACATCGTGAACATTGGCATCGGCGGAAGCGACCTGGGCCCGGTGATGGTGACCGAGGCATTGAAAGCTTACGGTAAGCCGGGATTGAATGTACATTTTGTTTCCAATGTGGACGGAACGCACATCGCTGAAACGATCAAGGCGCTGAACCCGGAAACGACATTGTTCATGATCGCCTCTAAAACATTCACGACGCAGGAAACAATGACGAATGCGCATAGCGCGCGTTCCTGGTTTTTGGAAACGGCCGGGAATAAGGAGCATGTGAAAAAGCACTTTGTGGCGATTTCAACGAATCAGGCTGAGGTTGAGAAGTTCGGTATTGATCCGGAAAACATGTTTGGATTCTGGGATTGGGTTGGAGGCCGTTATTCTTTGTGGTCTGCGATCGGACTTTCTATTGCTTGTTTTGTTGGTTTCCAGAATTTCGAGCAGCTGCTTGCGGGCGCGCATGATATGGACAAGCATTTCAGGACAACGAAGTTTGAACGGAACATTCCGGTCATTCTTGCGCTGCTGGGCGTTTGGTATAATGACTTTTTTGATGCGCAGACTCAGGCAATCCTGCCTTATGATCAATATTTACACCGTTTTGCGGCTTATTTCCAACAAGGCGATATGGAAAGCAACGGGAAGAGCACAGGTCGTGACGGTAAGCCGGTTGGTTACCAGACCGGACCGGTGATTTGGGGAGAGCCGGGCACGAATGGTCAGCATGCGTTTTACCAATTGATACACCAGGGAACAAAGCTGATTCCGTGCGATTTTATCGCGCCGGCAACCAGCCATAACCCGCTTGGCGAGCATCACAAGATGCTTTTGTCTAACTTTTTTGCACAGACAGAAGCATTGATGAATGGGAAAACAGAGGAAGAAGTGAAAGCGGAACTGGTGGCTGCGAAGAAGTCCAAAGAGGAAATAGAATTCCTGACGCCATTCAAAGTGTTTTCCGGTAATCGCCCTACCAACTCGATTTTGGTCAAAAAAATCACTCCTAAGACACTGGGAAGCCTGATAGCGATGTACGAGCACAAGATTTTTGTACAAGGCATTATCTGGAACATTTTCAGTTTCGACCAGTGGGGCGTGGAGCTTGGTAAGCAGCTGGCAAACAAAATTTATCCTGAACTTCAAAACGACTGGCCGGTTTCAAACCACGACAGCTCAACCAATGGTCTGATCAATCAATACAAACGGTGGCGGTAA
- a CDS encoding VanZ family protein: MIAKLFKNTSELLARNQWVAWLWTFLILLACTWPGKDIPAAPIVGFDKIVHAGLFIVWITLWTLVYPKKAALFVLLGMAYGLGLEFYQQLLPFDRTFDWWDAVADAAGVLIGFAFKTIVIDRYRHRLY, from the coding sequence ATGATTGCAAAACTATTTAAAAACACAAGCGAGCTGCTCGCGAGAAACCAGTGGGTCGCATGGTTATGGACATTTCTGATTCTGCTGGCCTGCACATGGCCGGGAAAAGATATTCCTGCCGCGCCAATTGTCGGTTTTGATAAGATTGTTCATGCAGGCCTTTTTATCGTTTGGATTACATTGTGGACATTGGTTTATCCAAAAAAAGCAGCACTGTTCGTGCTGCTCGGAATGGCTTATGGCCTTGGTCTCGAATTTTACCAGCAACTCCTGCCCTTCGACCGCACATTTGACTGGTGGGACGCAGTGGCAGACGCTGCTGGCGTACTAATCGGGTTTGCGTTCAAAACAATCGTGATCGATCGTTACCGCCACCGTTTGTATTGA
- a CDS encoding SDR family oxidoreductase, translating to MIGSDLKFKDQVAIVTGSSSGIGKACAIHLAELGAKVVVNYSSNLEEGEKTLNEIVSKGGSGILVKADVSREEEVKALFNETISKYGRLDIVVSNAGLQKDSSFLEMTLEQWQKVIDVNLTGQFLVCREASRQFVAQEKGKTGVDHSELSIGKIILMSSVHDVIPWAGHVNYAASKGGIMMFMKSISQELAPYKIRVNSVSPGAIKTSINKEVWSDPDKYKGLLQLIPYKRIGTPQDVAKAVAWLASDDSDYVNGETLYIDGGMTLYPEFADNG from the coding sequence ATGATAGGTTCAGATCTGAAATTCAAAGATCAGGTTGCGATCGTTACAGGTTCTAGTTCGGGAATTGGTAAAGCATGCGCCATTCATCTTGCCGAGCTTGGCGCGAAAGTGGTTGTTAATTACAGCTCTAACCTGGAAGAAGGCGAAAAGACGTTGAATGAGATTGTCTCAAAAGGCGGATCGGGGATCCTGGTTAAGGCTGATGTAAGCCGTGAAGAAGAAGTGAAAGCGCTGTTCAACGAGACCATCAGCAAGTATGGACGTCTGGACATTGTTGTCAGCAATGCCGGGCTTCAAAAAGACTCATCGTTTTTGGAAATGACATTGGAGCAATGGCAGAAAGTAATTGACGTGAATTTAACAGGTCAATTTCTCGTGTGCCGTGAAGCTTCGAGACAGTTCGTAGCGCAGGAGAAAGGAAAGACTGGTGTTGATCACAGCGAGCTGTCAATTGGTAAGATTATTCTGATGAGTTCTGTGCACGATGTGATTCCCTGGGCCGGACATGTTAATTACGCCGCCTCTAAGGGAGGAATCATGATGTTCATGAAATCCATTTCTCAGGAATTGGCACCCTATAAGATCCGTGTCAATTCGGTCAGTCCCGGCGCGATCAAAACGTCTATCAATAAGGAAGTTTGGTCCGATCCTGACAAGTACAAAGGACTTTTACAATTGATTCCATACAAGCGAATCGGAACCCCGCAGGATGTAGCTAAGGCTGTTGCCTGGCTGGCGTCAGACGATTCAGATTATGTCAATGGAGAAACGCTCTACATTGACGGTGGAATGACATTATACCCGGAATTTGCCGATAACGGTTGA